A window of Dickeya zeae NCPPB 2538 contains these coding sequences:
- a CDS encoding DJ-1/PfpI family protein, with the protein MKNVAILLAPGFEEAEAIMVIDVLHRTKINVTLLSCHDRLELHSYHNIRMFADALLERNMDRLFDAVVIPGGPQGTVNLAANPLVTEFIRRHDDAGKLICPLCSAAARVLGGNHLLKGRHYVCSGDLWKDVTDGVYVDQKVVVDGNLISGKGLGVAFDFAFTLASLLSDDKDDVNFQVEHIYYDYWRVPA; encoded by the coding sequence ATGAAGAACGTCGCCATTCTGTTGGCTCCCGGATTCGAAGAAGCGGAAGCAATTATGGTGATCGATGTGCTGCATCGTACAAAAATCAACGTCACCCTGCTTTCCTGTCACGACCGGCTGGAGCTGCATAGCTACCACAATATCCGCATGTTTGCCGATGCCCTGTTGGAAAGAAACATGGACCGGCTATTTGACGCCGTGGTGATCCCAGGCGGGCCACAAGGCACGGTGAACCTGGCCGCCAACCCGCTGGTGACAGAATTTATTCGCCGCCATGATGACGCTGGCAAGCTAATTTGCCCGTTATGTTCAGCGGCAGCCAGAGTGCTGGGCGGTAACCATTTGCTCAAAGGACGCCATTACGTCTGCTCCGGCGATCTCTGGAAAGATGTCACAGACGGTGTGTATGTCGACCAAAAAGTCGTGGTAGACGGTAACCTTATTAGTGGCAAAGGGCTGGGCGTCGCATTTGACTTCGCCTTCACCCTTGCCAGTCTGCTGAGCGACGACAAAGACGATGTGAATTTCCAGGTCGAACATATCTATTACGACTACTGGCGCGTACCCGCCTGA
- a CDS encoding MarR family winged helix-turn-helix transcriptional regulator produces the protein MARYLEVSDIVQQWRNERPDLDVEPMLVIGTLSRASLLIDRALDKVFGKYKLSAREFDILATLRRRGAPYAISPSQIVSALMINNSTLTSRLDRLEQAGWLRRMPIEGDRRSVNIQLTDEGLALINRVVEEHVENERDILSPFSEEEKNQLRTLLGRVEKHLVNNR, from the coding sequence ATGGCACGCTACCTGGAAGTCTCAGATATTGTTCAGCAATGGCGCAACGAACGCCCCGACCTCGACGTTGAGCCGATGTTGGTTATTGGCACCCTTTCTCGTGCCAGCCTGTTGATTGACCGCGCGTTGGATAAGGTCTTTGGTAAGTACAAACTCAGCGCCCGCGAATTTGACATTCTGGCGACACTGCGTAGACGCGGTGCCCCTTATGCCATCAGCCCATCCCAAATTGTCAGCGCGCTGATGATCAACAACAGCACCCTGACCAGCCGCCTGGACAGGCTGGAACAAGCGGGCTGGTTGCGACGGATGCCGATTGAAGGCGATCGCCGTTCGGTCAACATCCAACTGACCGACGAAGGTCTCGCCCTCATCAATCGGGTGGTGGAAGAACACGTGGAAAACGAACGCGACATCCTCTCCCCATTCAGTGAAGAAGAAAAAAATCAGCTGCGTACGTTACTCGGGCGCGTTGAAAAACACTTAGTGAACAACCGCTAA
- a CDS encoding HAD family hydrolase: MKPLIIFDLDGTLVDTPSGIVSAFVTALRDLGMPVEDRSAIRATIGLPLEKAFSQLLSLPIEDERIAQAIRQYQAVFREQVLPQAPGLVFPGVVDGLSLLKRQGYMLAVATSKVFASASALLDAAGLAPFFDLVLGADMVTHPKPHPEMGLLAMSRLGAEAATTAMVGDTTHDLLMAKQAGIAAIAVTWGIHHAVQLKSAEPQVIVDTFGEVVGAAHALLKSSSSPVSYC; encoded by the coding sequence ATGAAGCCTCTTATTATTTTTGATCTGGACGGTACGCTGGTTGATACACCGAGCGGCATTGTCAGTGCGTTTGTAACGGCATTACGTGACTTGGGTATGCCCGTTGAGGACCGCAGCGCCATTCGCGCCACTATTGGTTTGCCGCTGGAAAAGGCATTTAGCCAGCTCCTGTCGCTACCGATTGAGGATGAACGGATAGCGCAGGCCATCAGGCAATATCAGGCGGTTTTCCGTGAACAGGTGTTGCCGCAGGCACCGGGGCTGGTCTTTCCCGGCGTGGTGGATGGCCTGTCTTTGCTCAAGCGTCAGGGGTATATGCTGGCGGTCGCCACCAGCAAGGTGTTTGCTAGCGCCAGCGCGTTGCTGGATGCGGCGGGGCTGGCACCGTTCTTTGATCTGGTGCTGGGCGCTGACATGGTGACGCATCCCAAACCCCATCCTGAAATGGGGCTGCTGGCGATGTCGCGTCTGGGAGCTGAGGCTGCTACCACCGCGATGGTTGGGGATACCACCCATGATTTGTTAATGGCAAAACAGGCGGGCATTGCCGCCATCGCGGTCACCTGGGGGATCCACCATGCCGTTCAGCTTAAATCGGCGGAGCCACAGGTCATTGTCGATACATTTGGCGAGGTAGTCGGGGCTGCCCACGCGTTATTAAAGTCGTCTTCTTCCCCGGTGTCTTATTGTTGA
- a CDS encoding carboxylate/amino acid/amine transporter, which yields MKLKDFAFYAPCVWGTTYFVTTQFLPADKPLLAALIRALPAGLILIFGKKLPPVSWLWRLFVLGALNIGVFFVMLFFAAYRLPGGVVALVGSLQPLIVILLSFLLLMQPVLKKQMVAAIIGGIGIVLLISLPQDPLDPAGLVASVVATMSMASGLVLTKKWGRPAGMTMLTFTGWQLFCGGLVILPVQMFLEPLPHAFTLTNLAGYFYLAIPGSLLAYFMWFSGLEANSPVIMSMLGFLSPMVALLLGFLFLHQGLSSPQLIGVLLIFSAIIIVQDISLFGKRKKSTQLKQSKLISK from the coding sequence GTGAAATTAAAAGACTTCGCCTTTTATGCTCCCTGTGTCTGGGGAACCACCTATTTTGTCACCACCCAGTTTCTTCCTGCCGACAAACCGTTGTTGGCTGCATTGATTCGTGCGCTACCTGCCGGTCTTATTCTTATTTTTGGTAAAAAACTGCCGCCAGTCAGTTGGTTATGGCGCTTGTTCGTGTTGGGTGCGCTCAATATCGGTGTGTTTTTTGTGATGTTGTTTTTCGCGGCCTATCGTCTGCCCGGCGGTGTTGTCGCTCTGGTGGGGTCGCTTCAGCCGCTGATCGTCATCCTACTGTCTTTCCTGCTACTGATGCAGCCGGTGCTGAAGAAACAAATGGTGGCCGCCATTATCGGCGGCATTGGCATTGTGTTGCTGATTTCCTTACCGCAAGATCCGTTGGATCCAGCCGGGTTGGTGGCATCGGTGGTGGCGACGATGAGTATGGCGTCTGGTCTGGTGCTGACCAAGAAATGGGGTCGCCCGGCAGGGATGACCATGCTGACGTTTACCGGCTGGCAGCTGTTTTGCGGCGGGTTAGTGATTCTGCCGGTACAGATGTTTCTGGAGCCGCTGCCGCATGCTTTCACCCTGACCAATCTCGCTGGCTATTTCTATCTGGCAATACCCGGTTCCCTGCTGGCCTATTTCATGTGGTTCTCTGGTCTTGAGGCCAATTCCCCGGTGATTATGTCCATGCTGGGCTTCCTCAGTCCGATGGTCGCGCTATTACTGGGCTTTTTATTCCTTCATCAGGGGCTGTCTAGCCCACAATTAATTGGCGTGTTATTAATTTTTTCGGCAATTATTATCGTGCAGGATATTTCGTTATTTGGAAAAAGAAAAAAATCGACACAATTAAAACAATCCAAATTGATTTCTAAATGA
- a CDS encoding nickel/cobalt efflux protein RcnA, producing MTDFSLLLQQGVTNAWLFIPSAVLLGALHGLEPGHSKTMMAAFIVAIRGTVKQAVMLGIAATLSHTAVVWLIALGGMYLSQQFTADSAEPWLQFVSGVIILGTASWMFWRTWRDERAWKHHQHHHDHSHHDHDHDHDEHAHHHHHHSHPHHSHHGVAHAVTKSGHSHDPLQEQGEYQDAHERAHANEIRQRFANREATNGQILLFGLTGGLIPCPAAITVLLLCIQVKAFTLGAALVVCFSIGLALTLVAVGVGAALSVQHASRRWPGFAALARRAPYFSSLLIAVVGGYMLLHGWVRLPL from the coding sequence ATGACGGATTTTTCCTTACTTTTGCAGCAGGGCGTGACCAACGCCTGGTTGTTTATCCCCAGCGCCGTATTGTTAGGCGCGTTGCATGGCCTGGAGCCGGGGCATTCCAAGACGATGATGGCGGCATTTATCGTCGCGATCCGAGGAACGGTGAAGCAGGCCGTCATGCTGGGTATTGCGGCTACCTTGTCTCATACCGCTGTAGTCTGGTTGATTGCATTAGGGGGGATGTATTTGAGCCAGCAGTTTACCGCTGACTCCGCCGAACCCTGGTTGCAGTTTGTTTCCGGTGTGATCATCCTGGGGACGGCCAGTTGGATGTTTTGGCGCACCTGGCGTGATGAACGGGCGTGGAAACACCATCAGCATCACCATGATCATTCGCATCATGACCATGACCATGACCATGATGAGCATGCCCATCATCATCACCATCATAGCCATCCCCACCACAGCCATCATGGCGTTGCGCACGCGGTTACTAAGTCTGGCCATTCGCATGACCCGCTACAGGAACAGGGTGAATATCAGGATGCGCATGAACGGGCGCATGCTAACGAGATACGTCAGCGTTTCGCCAACCGGGAAGCAACCAATGGGCAGATCCTGCTGTTTGGGTTGACCGGCGGGTTGATTCCCTGTCCTGCCGCGATTACGGTATTACTGCTGTGTATTCAGGTAAAAGCGTTTACGCTAGGCGCCGCGCTGGTGGTGTGTTTCAGTATCGGGCTGGCGTTAACGCTGGTGGCAGTGGGCGTGGGGGCCGCGCTGAGCGTGCAGCATGCCAGTCGTCGCTGGCCTGGGTTCGCGGCGCTGGCGCGTCGGGCTCCCTATTTTTCCAGCCTGCTGATCGCGGTGGTGGGGGGATATATGCTGCTGCACGGCTGGGTACGTTTGCCGCTATAA
- the argG gene encoding argininosuccinate synthase: MTTILKHLPVGQRIGIAFSGGLDTSAALLWMRQKGAVPYAYTANLGQPDEDDYDAIPRRAKEYGAENARLIDCRKQLVAEGIAAIQCGAFHNTTGGMTYFNTTPLGRAVTGTMLVAAMKEDGVNIWGDGSTYKGNDIERFYRYGLLTNAELKIYKPWLDTDFIDELGGRQEMSEFMTKSGFDYKMSAEKAYSTDSNMLGATHEAKDLEFLNSSVKIVNPIMGVKFWDENVRIPAEEVTVRFERGHPVALNGQTFSDDVELMLEANRIGGRHGLGMSDQIENRIIEAKSRGIYEAPGMALLHIAYERLVTGIHNEDTIEQYHAHGRQLGRLLYQGRWFDPQALMLRDALQRWVASEITGEVTLELRRGNDYSILNTVSDNLTYKPERLTMEKGESVFSPDDRIGQLTMRNLDITDTREKLFNYVESGLISSGNAGLPQVAPQSLPDKSAK; the protein is encoded by the coding sequence ATGACGACGATTTTGAAACATCTTCCGGTGGGCCAGCGGATTGGGATTGCTTTCTCCGGTGGTCTGGATACCAGCGCCGCCTTATTGTGGATGCGTCAGAAAGGCGCGGTACCGTATGCCTATACCGCGAATCTGGGGCAGCCGGATGAAGACGACTACGACGCCATTCCGCGTCGCGCCAAAGAGTATGGTGCAGAAAATGCTCGTCTGATCGACTGCCGTAAGCAACTGGTGGCAGAAGGGATTGCCGCGATTCAGTGTGGTGCGTTCCACAACACCACCGGCGGTATGACCTATTTCAACACCACCCCGTTGGGGCGTGCGGTGACCGGTACGATGCTGGTTGCAGCAATGAAAGAAGATGGCGTGAATATCTGGGGCGATGGCAGTACGTACAAAGGTAACGACATCGAGCGTTTCTATCGCTACGGTCTGCTGACCAATGCCGAATTGAAAATCTACAAACCCTGGCTGGATACCGATTTTATCGACGAACTGGGCGGCCGTCAGGAGATGTCCGAGTTTATGACGAAGTCGGGCTTTGACTACAAAATGTCGGCGGAAAAAGCCTACTCTACCGACTCCAACATGCTGGGTGCCACGCATGAAGCGAAGGACCTGGAGTTCCTGAATTCCAGCGTGAAAATCGTCAATCCGATCATGGGTGTGAAGTTTTGGGACGAAAACGTCCGCATTCCGGCAGAAGAAGTGACTGTGCGCTTTGAGCGCGGCCACCCGGTAGCGTTAAATGGCCAGACATTCTCTGATGACGTGGAACTGATGCTGGAAGCCAACCGTATTGGCGGTCGTCACGGTCTGGGCATGAGCGACCAGATCGAAAACCGTATCATTGAAGCGAAAAGCCGCGGTATTTATGAAGCACCGGGGATGGCGCTGTTGCATATCGCCTACGAGCGTCTGGTCACCGGTATTCATAACGAAGACACCATCGAGCAGTACCATGCTCATGGTCGCCAACTGGGGCGTCTGTTGTATCAAGGCCGTTGGTTTGACCCGCAGGCACTGATGCTGCGTGATGCGTTGCAGCGTTGGGTTGCCAGCGAAATCACCGGTGAGGTAACGCTTGAGCTGCGTCGTGGCAACGATTACTCAATTCTGAATACCGTTTCGGACAACCTGACGTACAAACCGGAACGTTTGACGATGGAAAAAGGCGAATCTGTGTTCTCGCCGGATGATCGTATCGGCCAGTTGACGATGCGTAACCTGGATATCACCGATACCCGCGAGAAACTGTTCAACTACGTTGAAAGCGGCCTGATTTCTTCCGGCAATGCCGGGTTGCCGCAAGTCGCGCCTCAGTCATTGCCGGATAAGTCCGCGAAATAA
- a CDS encoding pseudouridine-5'-phosphate glycosidase, whose product MSKTDFEHELLRFSDEVKDALHTGKPVVALESTVIAHGLPYPDNVATARHIEAAVRAEGAIPATIGIENGRFLIGMSDADLERFGATKGIVKTSSRDIPVILAQGGKGATTVASSLLAADLAGIPFFASAGIGGVHRGAEKSMDVSADLIQFTRSRVAVVCAGAKSILDLGLTLEYLETQCVPIISYQSDDFPAFYCRSSGFPSPHRLDDPHVVARAIDMHWKLGNRSSVLITHPIHDSDAIDKDEVESIIREAATQAEHEGIRGPGATPYLMRAVAKATQGRTVKANMSVLISTAALAGRLACAHTDYLRQQNQA is encoded by the coding sequence ATGTCTAAAACGGATTTTGAGCATGAATTGCTGCGGTTTAGCGACGAAGTAAAAGACGCGCTGCATACTGGTAAACCAGTCGTGGCGCTGGAGTCGACCGTGATTGCTCACGGTCTGCCTTACCCTGACAATGTGGCTACCGCCAGACATATTGAAGCGGCTGTTCGCGCTGAAGGGGCGATTCCTGCGACGATTGGCATCGAAAACGGTCGGTTTTTAATTGGCATGTCGGATGCCGACCTCGAGCGTTTTGGAGCGACGAAAGGCATTGTGAAAACCAGTAGCCGCGATATCCCGGTGATTCTGGCGCAAGGCGGCAAAGGCGCGACCACCGTGGCGTCATCGCTGCTGGCAGCGGACCTGGCGGGGATTCCTTTCTTTGCGTCGGCGGGGATTGGCGGCGTGCATCGTGGGGCAGAAAAGTCGATGGATGTCTCCGCTGACTTGATCCAGTTCACCCGCTCCCGGGTGGCGGTGGTCTGTGCCGGTGCCAAGAGTATTCTCGACCTGGGTCTGACGCTCGAATATCTGGAAACCCAGTGCGTACCTATCATTTCCTATCAATCTGACGATTTCCCTGCGTTTTACTGCCGCTCCAGCGGCTTCCCCAGCCCTCACCGACTGGACGATCCACACGTTGTTGCCCGCGCCATTGACATGCACTGGAAGCTGGGTAACCGCAGCTCGGTGTTGATTACCCACCCGATTCATGACAGCGATGCGATTGATAAGGACGAGGTCGAGTCGATTATCCGTGAAGCGGCGACTCAGGCGGAGCATGAAGGTATTCGTGGGCCAGGGGCCACGCCGTATCTGATGCGTGCCGTCGCCAAAGCGACGCAAGGACGAACAGTGAAAGCGAACATGTCGGTGTTGATCAGTACTGCGGCGCTGGCGGGCCGTCTGGCCTGCGCTCATACCGATTACCTGCGGCAGCAAAATCAGGCATAA
- a CDS encoding metal/formaldehyde-sensitive transcriptional repressor — MPHTIHEKKKLLTRVRRIKGQAEALEKALDGGGRSCLEILQQIAAIRGAVNGLMGEVLEGHIRDHLMNEDADPAERSTDLEAIVTVIRSYMK; from the coding sequence ATGCCGCATACTATTCATGAAAAAAAGAAACTGCTGACACGCGTCAGACGCATCAAAGGTCAGGCAGAAGCACTGGAAAAAGCGCTGGATGGTGGAGGACGTTCATGTCTGGAAATTCTGCAGCAAATTGCCGCTATTCGGGGTGCGGTGAACGGGCTGATGGGCGAAGTGCTGGAAGGCCACATCCGTGACCATCTGATGAATGAAGACGCAGACCCGGCAGAACGGTCTACCGATTTGGAAGCGATCGTGACGGTGATTCGCTCCTATATGAAGTAG
- the xylR gene encoding D-xylose utilization transcriptional activator XylR (D-xylose enhances binding of XylR to the xyl promoter and activates transcription.), producing MFEKRYRITLLFNANKVYDRQVVEGVGEYLQASQCDWDIFIEEDFRCRIDNIRDWLGDGVIADFDDPAIIALLAGVRVPLVGVGGSYHNPQDYPPVHYIATDNYALVESAFLHLKNKGLNRFAFYGLPTSVGKGWAQEREYAFRQLVAAEQYQGVVYQGMETSPDNWQYAQNRLADWIQTLPPQTGIIAVTDARARHLLQVCEHLNIAVPEKLCVIGIDNEELTRYLSRVALSSVAQGTRQMGYRAAKLLHQLLLTPNALPLQRILVPPLRVVERSSTDYRSVRDPAVIQAMHFIRHHACKGIKVEQVLDAVGLSRSNLEKRFKDETGQTIHGMIHAEKLERARNLLVSTSLSINEISSMCGYPSLPYFYSVFRKDYNLTPREYRERYGEGGYDDNRYGNHLCDNHLYDHHQAVFCRYR from the coding sequence ATGTTTGAGAAACGCTACCGTATTACGTTGCTGTTTAATGCCAACAAAGTATACGACCGGCAGGTGGTTGAAGGCGTCGGAGAATACCTGCAGGCCTCTCAGTGTGACTGGGATATTTTCATCGAAGAGGATTTCCGTTGCCGTATCGATAATATTCGCGACTGGCTAGGAGATGGGGTGATCGCGGATTTTGATGACCCGGCGATTATCGCCTTGCTGGCCGGGGTGCGGGTGCCGTTGGTGGGGGTCGGCGGCTCTTATCACAATCCACAGGATTACCCGCCGGTGCACTACATTGCCACCGATAATTACGCACTGGTGGAAAGTGCGTTTTTGCATCTGAAGAACAAGGGGTTGAACCGGTTTGCGTTTTACGGCCTGCCGACATCGGTGGGCAAAGGGTGGGCGCAGGAGCGGGAGTATGCTTTTCGCCAGTTGGTGGCGGCCGAGCAGTATCAGGGCGTGGTGTATCAGGGCATGGAGACATCACCGGACAACTGGCAGTATGCCCAGAATCGGCTGGCGGACTGGATTCAGACGCTGCCGCCACAAACCGGCATTATCGCGGTGACGGATGCCCGCGCCCGCCATTTGTTGCAGGTCTGCGAGCACCTCAACATCGCGGTGCCGGAAAAGCTGTGTGTGATTGGTATCGACAATGAAGAACTGACCCGCTATCTGTCACGTGTTGCGTTATCGTCGGTGGCGCAGGGCACACGACAAATGGGGTATCGGGCCGCCAAACTGTTGCATCAGTTGCTGTTGACGCCCAATGCGCTGCCGTTGCAGCGTATTTTGGTGCCGCCGCTTCGGGTCGTGGAGCGCAGCTCGACGGATTACCGTTCAGTGCGCGACCCGGCGGTGATTCAGGCAATGCATTTTATTCGCCATCACGCCTGCAAAGGCATCAAGGTTGAGCAGGTGCTGGATGCGGTCGGGTTGTCGCGCTCCAACCTTGAAAAGCGCTTCAAGGATGAAACCGGGCAGACGATTCATGGCATGATCCATGCCGAGAAGCTGGAACGGGCAAGAAATCTGTTGGTGTCTACCTCGTTGTCGATTAACGAGATTTCATCCATGTGCGGTTATCCCTCGTTACCGTATTTTTATTCGGTATTTCGCAAAGATTATAACCTGACGCCGCGTGAGTACCGCGAACGCTATGGCGAAGGGGGCTACGACGACAATCGTTACGGCAATCATCTCTGTGACAATCACCTCTACGACCATCATCAGGCGGTATTTTGTCGCTACCGATGA